One window from the genome of Megalobrama amblycephala isolate DHTTF-2021 linkage group LG4, ASM1881202v1, whole genome shotgun sequence encodes:
- the LOC125267426 gene encoding transcription factor TFIIIB component B'' homolog isoform X4, which translates to MRRAKVSIKPNVRPGARSVAPAAEDKSSQKSTAVDDTQQTPSPPQSQLDVRESAVATGDGNVPGSPSEKASLNTNDGPPSSGSTPATTALQRRSRFSVTPNLARPKVRSAPPLSPGKTASLLSGPSKTSSPVQSAKSFPQSPVPVAISRDDSQNSTFSNATTEANCPPSSPCLPFTSGCPESPTSTLSQQEPHQTPQKIPNEDSGPQEGATPASCTLSPYVKLSRVDGPDSPLRNKMSSDQQRVLRALKLKELMKLERRKQRMEKCKLRKRNHCIELDRDKMSLADFIYYLPESNPMKSSLSTEETQAKTTAPPSPIVQKNMAEADEDSNDADDAMLVPKVRVAEDGSLILDEESLTVRVQRTSDTVVENAHPLFERGSTTTYASFRKNNYVRCWSVRETDMFYLAISMVGTDFSMIAQLLTHRTRAEIKRKFRKEERANAWRVDNAFRNKRPYDGEFFSFLLKRILAKDKQKGTSVKLVVKSSKAKKGKGGKKAKLEVEDSIDDDDELCSVDSVCFDLEKENEDSCNVNEADVPSSTSKKRKRTKDTKPNVLSCEKTRKPRKKNKTLKKGKCSVEGEDGDLVCVDNDLVEGSTVNADNEDQSCVPVSKKKRKQSKKCDREGQEEKTDAEEKCLKKRNKKKRKVRNEEPTDGESGAVNEKLNEVSPVQTKKRKCSKECVKEEETTKRKRKSKKSKMSMEECTGSELGADGSKVSTAAPDAEEDQGEKLSLESTAQEQISQSSSKHSKRPLPNLAKRKAKKCSEPKATEEIEDTVEESQDESCKEAENAFSICLAEEQLQKEQVVVLERTPPRLKDSHSSSESQDQPQSSQSPLHSPGCQTRAEKVKRNLTASDDCNEVSTAGLCAEENQGRQTRAEKVTRNLTASEGERMDQCQTGSDASPEDMSSTAMPYQVVIQDCKVMEADQRMEEGLNLPHLEFLTSSDIKGQTLLKRPVVLVSQEEVQHYLRIQAQTAAEESTASRGDHVQDSASTVDDLPSLASVATSPRPCKMEDQEISSFLEKPQVPDTTPSDKDMTERRTELEKSSSQISENEDQITDQEEHDSELIESDVTDTMIEEPQTEGKRIVPVSCSSDGSQDSVAPEKRSQVAKPTSNLEWASQVIINPQQTSELNEETSASTPDISVDRTGKGNEEQIDSVLDVSSAPFEAHSPVSSFYDPATEHTSNMCDMDTMLLSESAAENVKIPDEQDSEKKDGTEGQSEAPEDWIASLDGDAKSEIAGSAGVEMGANGDQSEEEPTFILTLYEIPTSQLFLEADCGQQDMPPYELQPAQVQPPLLFTGSSQSLSFTLEASSASLHMESEETKQCKSVSHKVLDDSLVPHSKDTAEDASTKLTSSQESSRDDVNFLISPPEMLSCNSAMPTDVPNLDEIPTKSPETKAPTQRRSKIKVKPKLKPCVKVGHSKNGQHDCASSQNLLTSQAEIESNQETSAKETVSSKIHLSHEDNEQGAHPGHDGVISTAIVPGSEDMRDESPVKCGSPLRTVLQMDEDSVVDPPVHRVLADAFVLSSGEMEDVFNKEKESPHNTELQKLPESVRSLSPVNDQYFCPQKEKKADISKKPDTCREASSVTSSVSQEKTVPLQRRGRLQVKPKIPKITSTKDDISRQEQTDIGCNEPATTQIISPVPLIKEESVKVEPRSEREDFSDIPKEELDTDDTEEVMKTKQQTQFTSVKTSACIESSSVELKLEGGQEDVSHVVLSDILVPVSNEMEANVNMESVSPVQSGLQMGEESQQVRTAEADQETHSHEGVSHMLLTDIFIPICEDMQDNLSKEWVTTGKRSPHEAERSQMREDPDNIDLLCAVSQSSNVGPSVSPRRRRPTQEKGKLLVKMTFPKRKAGDSPKSAEQSQTVPPSTLMSKQEVEATLNAPETECISEPKVESTQCSFETFTCSDLLPVGSEDHEAACGGISHMVLSDVLVPVLDETTEHILHKEALTVGLQEDAVKVEKSTDVERRANAETDKPTASQSVSVEWKTPCRRGTLRPKPKLSKKRDDPSESNLCQHGSTQTSSAALQQSLDPHAEEWSLKSNMLPMDSDEIENWCEGVSHMLLSDAFVPVSEETEENSTDLKVFVSSSSREDEEHALSPPKSEEMPSEISDEVHQLDTISDMPKSEESNESLPASRAKKSPARSTFQMTLRSPERRLQDQANVLKTPRAAPTTPQRAQTSKVESMGTPTKQHTVEISDVCRVQLERLSVEEICSAHCVLQPKHHSTPVTVKTTSKGNVMLKASLALHGSRSPGLESHADEEPPLLPRYSPKVVLHRIPVTDANISTSTSSPARVSTAASRQPADHQFSENSLPISSLDTDKDPVQVSQFFLDDIFTEVVDPD; encoded by the exons ATGCGAAGAGCAAAAGTTAGTATTAAGCCTAATGTCAGGCCTGGGGCTCGAAGTGTGGCGCCCGCAGCAGAGGACAAGAGCTCCCAAAAGTCCACAGCTGTTGACGACACCCAACAAACACCGTCACCTCCACAGTCTCAGCTGGACGTGAGAGAGTCTGCTGTGGCGACCGGAGATGGAAATGTTCCCGGCTCTCCCTCTGAGAAAGCATCACTTAACAC CAATGATGGACCGCCATCTAGTGGCAGCACTCCTGCAACTACAGCACTTCAGAGGAGGAGCAGATTCTCTGTCACACCAAACCTGGCCAGACCCAAAGTCCGTTCTGCTCCTCCTTTATCTCCTGGAAAGACCGCTTCCCTTCTGTCAGGGCCATCCAAGACATCATCCCCTGTCCAGTCAGCCAAGTCCTTTCCTCAGTCCCCCGTCCCAGTTGCTATCAGCAGAGACGATTCTCAAAACTCTACATTCTCAAATGCCACTACAGAAGCCAACTGCCCTCCATCCTCACCATGTCTTCCTTTCACCTCTGGCTGCCCAGAATCTCCAACATCTACACTGTCTCAACAAGAGCCCCACCAAACACCCCAAAAAATCCCAAACGAGGATTCTGGGCCCCAAGAAGGAGCCACTCCAGCTTCATGCACACTCTCACCGTATGTGAAGCTGTCACGTGTTGATGGACCAGACTCTCCCCTCAGGAACAAAATGTCCTCAGACCAGCAGCGGGTCTTGAGAGCCCTCAAATTGAAAGAACTGATGAAACTGGAGAGAAGGAAACAAAGAATG GAGAAGTGTAAACTGCGTAAGCGAAATCATTGCATTGAGCTGGATCGTGACAAAATGTCCTTAGCTGACTTCATATATTACCTGCCAGAATCAAATCCTATGAA ATCCTCCCTTTCCACAGAGGAGACTCAAGCAAAGACCACAGCTCCTCCGTCTCCCAT TGTGCAGAAAAATATGGCAGAAGCAGATGAGgacagtaatgatgctgatgaCGCTATGCTGGTTCCCAAAGTCAGGGTGGCAGAGGATGGCTCACTGATTTTAGATGAAGAAAG TTTGACAGTGCGTGTTCAGAGGACGTCTGATACAGTTGTTGAGAATGCCCATCCGCTGTTTGAGCGAGGCTCTACTACAACATACGCAAGTTTCAGGAAAAATAACTATGTGAGGTGCTGGTCTGTCAGAG agacAGATATGTTCTATTTAGCCATCAGTATGGTGGGAACAGACTTCTCCATGATTGCTCAGCTGTTGACTCACCGTACCAGAGCAGAAATTAAG CGTAAATTTAGGAAGGAGGAGAGAGCGAATGCATGGCGAGTGGATAATGCATTCA GAAACAAGCGGCCATATGATGGGGAGTTTTTCAGTTTCCTGCTGAAGAGGATCTTGGCTAAAGACAAACAAAAAGGCACATCCGTAAAGCTGGTTGTGAAATCCAGTAAAGCAAAGAAAGGCAAAG GTGGTAAAAAAGCCAAACTTGAGGTTGAAGACTccattgatgatgatgatgaattgTGCAGTGTGGACAGTGTCTGTTTTGATTTAGAAAAGGAGAATGAGGACAGCTGTAATGTGAATGAAGCTGATGTGCCGTCAAGCACAAGCAAGAAGCGTAAACGCACAAAAGACACTAAGCCAAATGTTTTGTCATGTGAGAAAACGCGCAAACCGAGGAAGAAAAACAAGACACTGAAAAAAG GCAAATGCTCAGTTGAAGGTGAAGATGGTGACCTTGTGTGTGTGGACAATGACTTAGTGGAGGGAAGCACTGTGAACGCAGACAATGAAGATCAGTCGTGTGTGCCTGTATCAAAAAAGAAACGCAAACAATCAAAAAAGTGTGACCGGGAGGGGCAGGAAGAAAAAACAGATGCTGAAGAAAAATGCCTGAAAAAGAGGAACAAAAAGAAACGTAAAG TACGGAATGAAGAACCTACTGATGGAGAAAGTGGTGCAGTGAATGAGAAGCTCAATGAGGTGTCTCCCGTCCAAACTAAAAAACGCAAATGCTCCAAAGAGTGTGTGAAGGAAGAAGAAACCACAAAAAGAAAACGGAAGAGTAAAAAGAGCAAAATGTCAATGGAAG AGTGTACTGGATCTGAGCTGGGTGCTGATGGTAGTAAAGTCTCAACAGCAGCCCCCGATGCTGAAGAGGATCAAGG GGAGAAGCTCAGTCTAGAGAGCACAGCTCAGGAGCAAATTTCACAAAGCTCTTCCAAACATTCAAAGAGGCCTTTGCCCAATTTGGCAAAAAGAAAAGCCAAAAAATGTTCTGAGCCAAAAGCAACAGAAGAGATTGAAGACACGGTTGAAGAATCTCAAGATGAAAGCTGCAAAGAAGCTGAGAATGCG TTCAGCATCTGTCTTGCTGAGGAACAGCTCCAGAAAGAACAAGTAGTTGTTCTGGAGAGAACTCCTCCAAG GCTTAAAGATTCACACAGCTCATCTGAAAGCCAAGACCAGCCACAGTCCTCTCAGAGCCCACTTCATTCTCCTGGTTGCCAGACGAGAGCGGAGAAGGTCAAGCGCAATCTGACTGCTTCAGATGATTGTAATGAAGTCTCGACAGCAGGCCTCTGTGCTGAAGAGAATCAAGG GCGTCAGACGAGAGCGGAAAAGGTCACACGCAATCTGACTGCTTCAGAAGGGGAAAGGATGGACCAGTGTCAGACTGGGTCAGATGCTTCACCAGAGGACATGAGTAGCACTGCCATGCCTTATCAAGTGGTCATCCAAGACTGTAAAGTGATGGAGGCTGATCAACGCATGGAGGAG ggTCTTAATTTGCCTCATTTAGAGTTTTTGACTTCATCTGATATAAAAG GTCAGACATTACTGAAAAGACCAGTTGTGTTAGTGTCTCAAGAAGAAGTGCAGCACTACCTACGGATCCAAGCACAAACTGCTGCAGAGGAATCAACAGCCTCCAGAGGCGATCAT GTCCAGGACAGTGCATCTACAGTAGATGATCTTCCTTCCTTAGCATCAGTTG CAACTTCTCCAAGACCTTGTAAGATGGAGGACCAGGAGATTTCATCTTTCCTTGAGAAGCCTCAGGTTCCTGACACCACACCATCAGATAAAG ATATGACTGAAAGAAGAACAGAGCTTGAAAAGTCTTCATCTCAAATTTCTGAGAATGAAGATCAAATAACTGATCAAGAGGAACATGATTCAGAGCTTATTGAGTCTGATGTCACAGACACTATGATTGAGGAACCTCAGACAGAGGGGAAGAGGATTGTCCCAGTCAG CTGTTCCTCTGATGGTTCCCAAGATAGTGTTGCTCCAGAGAAACGCAGTCAGGTTGCTAAGCCCACATCCAACCTAGAGTGGGCATCTCAGGTCATAATCAACCCTCAGCAGACCTCCGAGCTTAATGAAG AAACTTCAGCTTCAACCCCAGATATTTCTGTGGACAGAACTGGTAAAGGAAACGAAGAACAAATTG ACTCAGTTCTCGATGTTTCATCAGCACCATTTGAAGCACACAGTCCAGTTTCCTCTTTTTATGATCCTGCCACTGAACATACAAGCAACATGTGTGATATGGACAC gaTGCTGCTTAGTGAGTCTGCAgctgaaaatgttaaaataccaGATGAGCAGGATTCAGAAAAGAAAGATGGCACAGAAGGGCAGTCAGAAGCTCCTGAG GATTGGATTGCCTCTTTAGATGGAGATGCAAAATCTGAAATAGCAGGTTCAGCTGGAGTGGAAATGGGAGCAAATG GTGACCAATCAGAGGAGGAGCCCACCTTTATTTTGACTCTATATGAGATTCCAACCTCTCAGCTGTTCCTTGAGGCTGACTGTGGCCAGCAGGACATGCCCCCTTATGAACTGCAGCCAGCACAAGTCCAGCCACCCTTACTGTTTACAGGCAGTTCACAGTCTCTTTCCTTTACATTAGAGGCTTCCAG TGCATCTCTGCACATGGAGTCAGAAGAGACCAAACAATGTAAAAGTGTTTCTCACAAGGTGCTAGACGATTCCCTGGTTCCTCATTCAAAGGATACAGCAGAAGATGCCAGTACAAAATTGACATCCTCACAGGAAAGCAGTCGTGATGATGttaactttttaattagtcCACCTGAGATGCTCTCCTGTAATTCTGCCATG CCAACAGATGTTCCAAATTTGGACGAGATCCCAACAAAATCTCCAGAAACTAAAGCTCCCACTCAAAGGAGAA GTAAGATAAAGGTCAAGCCAAAACTAAAGCCATGTGTGAAGGTTGGGCATTCAAAAAATGGCCAGCATGACTGTGCATCCAGTCAGAATCTGCTAACATCCCAAGCTGAGATTGAGTCCAACCAGGAAACATCTGCAAAGGAAACGGTTAGCTCTAAAATTCACTTAAGCCATGAAGACAATGAGCAGGGAGCCCATCCTGGACATGACGGTGTGATATCAACTGCCATTGTGCCAGGCTCTGAAGATATGAGAGATGAGAGTCCGGTGAAGTGCGGAAGTCCTCTCAGAACAGTTCTCCAGATGGATGAGGATTCGGTTGTTGACCCTCCA GTGCACAGGGTGTTGGCTGATGCCTTTGTACTCTCCTCAGGAgaaatggaagatgtttttaATAAGGAGAAGGAAAGCCCTCATAATACTGAGCTCCAAAAACTTCCAGAGAGTGTGAGATCTCTGTCTCCAGTAAATGACCAA TACTTCTGTCCACAGAAGGAAAAAAAGGCAGATATTTCTAAAAAGCCGGATACTTGCAGAGAGGCATCAAGTGTGACATCATCAGTTTCTCAAGAGAAGACTGTGCCTTTACAAAGGAGAG GCAGGTTGCAAGTGAAGCCTAAAATCCCCAAAATAACATCTACTAAAGATGATATCTCAAGACAGGAGCAAACTGACATTGGGTGTAATGAACCAGCCACAACTCAAATCATTTCACCAGTACCTTTGATTAAGGAAGAATCTGTTAAAGTAGAACCGAGATCTGAGCGAGAAGATTTCTCTGATATTCCAAAGGAGGAGTTAGACACAGATGACACTGAAGAAGTCATGAAGACAAAGCAGCAGACACAATTCACTTCTGTGAAAACATCTGCATG CATTGAATCATCATCTGTGGAACTGAAATTAGAGGGTGGGCAGGAGGACGTGTCGCACGTAGTGTTGTCTGATATATTGGTGCCGGTTTCTAATGAAATGGAAGCTAATGTTAATATGGAGAGTGTAAGTCCTGTCCAAAGCGGTCTACAGATGGGTGAAGAGAGCCAGCAGGTCCGCACTGCAGAGGCAGACCAGGAGACACATTCACATGAGGGTGTTTCACACATGCTGCTGACTGATATATTCATACCCATCTGTGAGGACATGCAAGATAATCTGAGCAAGGAATGGGTGACAACTGGAAAGAGAAGCCCTCATGAAGCAGAAAGATCTCAG ATGAGAGAGGATCCAGATAACATAGACCTGTTATGTGCAGTGTCACAATCATCAAATGTGGGACCATCAGTATCACCCAGAAGGAGAAGACCCACTCAGGAGAAAG GCAAGTTATTGGTAAAGATGACATTTCCCAAAAGGAAGGCTGGAGATTCCCCTAAGAGTGCCGAGCAATCACAAACCGTGCCTCCGTCAACCTTAATGTCAAAACAAGAGGTTGAAGCTACTCTAAATGCCCCAGAAACTGAATGCATCTCAGAACCCAAAGTGGAGTCAACACAATGTAGTTTTGAGACTTTCACATG TTCTGACTTGCTGCCCGTTGGCTCAGAGGACCATGAGGCGGCGTGTGGGGGGATTTCTCACATGGTGCTCTCTGATGTTTTGGTGCCTGTATTGGACGAGACTACAGAGCACATTCTTCATAAAGAGGCCTTAACAGTTGGTCTTCAAGAAGATGCAGTCAAA GTTGAGAAGTCAACAGATGTTGAGAGACGAGCAAATGCTGAAACAGATAAGCCAACTGCAAGTCAGTCTGTGTCAGTGGAATGGAAAACACCTTGTAGGAGAG GCACACTGCGTCCAAAGCCTAAATTATCAAAAAAGAGagatgatccttcagaaagcaACCTCTGTCAGCACGGCTCTACACAGACCTCTTCAGCTGCACTTCAGCAGTCCCTGGACCCTCATGCAGAGGAATGGTCCCTCAAAAGCAATATGCTGCCCATGGACTCAGATGAAATTGAGAACTGGTGTGAAGGAGTTTCCCACATGTTGCTGTCAGATGCATTTGTGCCTGTTTCTGAAGAAACTGAAGAGAACAGCACAGACCTAAAAGTGTTTGTCTCAAGCAGTTCTCGTGAGGATGAGGAACATGCTCTTAGTCCGCCAAAGAGTGAGGAGATGCCCTCTGAGATTTCAGATGAA GTACATCAGTTAGACACCATTTCTGACATGCCAAAGTCTGAGGAGTCAAATGAGAGTCTGCCGGCATCACGAGCAAAAAAATCACCAGCGAGAA GTACATTTCAGATGACACTAAGATCGCCTGAAAGACGCCTTCAAGATCAAGCTAATGTGCTAAAGACACCCCGAGCTGCCCCAACAACACCCCAGCGAGCTCAGACATCAAAAGTGGAGTCCATGGGAACTCCAACAAAGCAACACACAGTAGAGATCTCAGATGTGTGTAGGGTACAGCTAGAGAGGTTATCTGTAGAGGAAATCTGCTCTGCCCACTGTGTCCTGCAACCAAAGCATCACAGCACACCTGTCACTGTGAAAACCACCTCCAAAGG GAATGTGATGCTCAAGGCATCTCTGGCTTTGCATGGAAGCAGAAGCCCTGGTTTAGAATCGCATGCTGATGAGGAGCCACCCCTGCTGCCGAGATACTCACCAAAGGTTGTCCTTCATCGTATACCAGTAACTGATGCGAACATTTCCACATCTACCTCGTCCCCAGCTAGAGTGTCCACCGCGGCCTCCAGACAACCGGCAGACCATCAG TTCTCTGAAAATAGCCTTCCAATCTCCAGTTTGGACACTGATAAGGATCCTGTTCAAGTGTCCCAGTTCTTCCTGGACGACATCTTCACTGAAGTCGTGGATCCGGATTGA